One genomic region from Gossypium hirsutum isolate 1008001.06 chromosome D13, Gossypium_hirsutum_v2.1, whole genome shotgun sequence encodes:
- the LOC121225269 gene encoding transcription factor bHLH35 — protein sequence MLAMENIENIGDEYKNYWETKYFLENEEYSWPIDEFSGYYDSSSPDGAASSVAAKNIVSERNRRKKLNERLFALRAVVPNISKMDKASIIKDAIDYIQELHNQEGRIQAEISELESGKLKKNPGFEYDQELPGLRSKKTKLDNIFDYGGSRACPIEVLELKVTHMGERTMVVSITCSKKTDTMVRLCEVFESLKLKIITANITAVSGKLLKTVFVEADEREKDELKVQIETAIAALNDPQSPMSM from the exons ATGCTTGCCATGGAGAATATTGAGAATATTGGTGATGAATACAAAAATTATTGGGAGACGAAATATTTCCTTGAAAATGAAGAATATAG TTGGCCAATTGATGAGTTCTCCGGTTACTATGATTCGAGTTCTCCTGACGGAGCAGCTTCTTCCGTTGCTGCTAAGAACATCGTCTCTGAGAGAAACCGACGGAAAAAGCTTAATGAACGCCTCTTTGCTCTTAGAGCTGTTGTTCCAAACATCAGCAAA ATGGACAAGGCTTCGATAATTAAGGACGCCATTGATTACATCCAAGAATTGCACAATCAAGAGGGTAGAATCCAGGCCGAGATCAGCGAGTTAGAATCGGGAAAACTGAAGAAAAATCCAGGTTTCGAATATGATCAAGAGTTACCAGGGCTGAGATCTAAGAAGACTAAACTCGATAACATTTTTGATTATGGTGGATCAAGAGCTTGCCCTATTGAAGTGCTTGAA CTGAAAGTGACGCACATGGGAGAAAGGACAATGGTGGTGAGTATAACCTGCAGCAAAAAGACGGACACGATGGTTAGACTATGCGAGGTATTTGAATCATTGAAGCTTAAAATTATTACGGCCAACATCACGGCGGTCTCCGGTAAACTGTTGAAAACCGTGTTTGTTGAG GCTGATGAAAGGGAGAAGGATGAGTTAAAGGTGCAGATTGAAACAGCCATTGCAGCACTGAACGATCCACAAAGTCCAATGAGTATGTGA